In a genomic window of Chrysiogenia bacterium:
- a CDS encoding CPXCG motif-containing cysteine-rich protein yields the protein MEAFGQCPYCGETISILVDPGGASTERYVEDCEVCCRPIAVTAVTDAEGESYVQLARLDD from the coding sequence ATGGAAGCGTTCGGTCAGTGCCCCTACTGCGGCGAGACAATCTCGATCCTCGTCGATCCCGGCGGAGCCTCTACGGAACGCTACGTCGAAGACTGCGAGGTCTGTTGCCGTCCCATCGCGGTGACTGCCGTGACGGACGCCGAGGGAGAGTCTTACGTGCAGCTCGCCCGTCTCGATGACTGA